A genome region from Triticum aestivum cultivar Chinese Spring chromosome 2B, IWGSC CS RefSeq v2.1, whole genome shotgun sequence includes the following:
- the LOC123040696 gene encoding desmethyl-deoxy-podophyllotoxin synthase-like, with protein sequence MNTMAVDQAACYLVCIVLALLLPPVLLKLVKRGGNDGPNLPPGPWRLPVIGNLHQVTRGGPLVHRTMAKLARRLDAPLMCLQLGELRVVVASSADAAREIMKTHDASFATRPWNATTRLLRADGEGLVFARYGALWRQLRKLCVAELLSARRVRSFRRAREEEARRLVAAVAEAASSGQAVNVSERIATVVADSTMRAMIGDRFERREEFLEELAEIVKVGAGFSLDDMFPSWRLASAVGGMTRRAELNHRKTYELMDCVFRQHQQLREAVAEGAIKEEEEDLVDVLLRIQKEGGLEVPLTTGNIKAVILDLFNAGSETSTNTLQWAMSELMRNPLVMHKAQVELRNSLQGKSTMTEDDLAGLKYLKLVIKETLRLHTVLPLLLPRECRETCNVMGYDVPKGTTVFVNAWAISRDPKHWDDPGKFKPERFESIMVDFKGTDFEFVPFGAGRRICPGITFAQANMEIVLAALLYHFDWKLPGKAMPGELDMAEEMGISVRRKNDLYLCPVVRVNPCALV encoded by the exons ATGAACACCATGGCCGTGGATCAAGCCGCATGCTACCTCGTCTGCATCGTCCTGGCTCTGCTTCTCCCTCCGGTGCTCCTCAAGCTCGTGAAACGTGGCggcaacgatggcccgaacctgcCGCCGGGCCCGTGGAGGCTGCCGGTGATCGGCAACCTCCACCAAGTCACGCGCGGCGGGCCGCTGGTCCACCGCACCATGGCCAAGCTCGCGCGCCGCCTCGACGCACCGCTCATGTGCTTGCAGCTTGGCGAGCTCCGCGTAGTCGTGGCCTCGTCCGCCGACGCCGCCCGAGAGATCATGAAGACGCACGACGCCAGCTTCGCGACCCGCCCCTGGAACGCCACCACGCGGCTGCTGCGGGCCGACGGCGAGGGCCTCGTGTTCGCGCGCTACGGCGCCCTGTGGCGGCAGCTCCGCAAGCTGTGCGTCGCGGAGCTGCTCAGTGCCCGGCGCGTCCGGTCGTTCCGCCgcgcgagggaggaggaggcccgccgcctcgtcgccgccgtcgccgaggCGGCGTCCTCGGGCCAGGCCGTGAACGTCAGCGAGCGGATCGCCACGGTCGTGGCGGACTCGACGATGCGCGCCATGATCGGGGACAGGTTCGAGAGGCGGGAGGAGTTCCTGGAGGAGCTGGCGGAGATCGTCAAGGTCGGCGCGGGGTTCAGCCTGGATGACATGTTCCCGTCGTGGAGGCTCGCGAGCGCCGTCGGCGGCATGACGCGCCGGGCGGAGCTGAACCACCGCAAGACCTACGAGCTCATGGACTGCGTGTTCCGGCAGCACCAGCAGCTGAGAGAGGCCGTAGCTGAAGGCGCCAtcaaggaagaggaggaagacctTGTGGACGTGCTCCTTAGGATACAGAAGGAAGGCGGCCTCGAGGTGCCTCTCACCACCGGCAACATCAAAGCGGTCATCCTT GACCTCTTCAACGCCGGGAGCGAGACGTCAACGAATACACTCCAATGGGCCATGTCAGAGCTAATGAGGAACCCACTAGTGATGCACAAGGCACAAGTCGAGCTGCGGAACAGCCTCCAAGGGAAATCAACGATGACCGAGGATGACCTGGCTGGCCTGAAGTACCTAAAGCTCGTCATCAAGGAAACCCTGAGGCTGCACACGGTGTTGCCACTGCTTCTCCCGAGGGAGTGCCGGGAGACGTGCAATGTCATGGGGTACGACGTGCCCAAGGGCACCACCGTGTTCGTGAACGCATGGGCGATCAGCAGGGACCCAAAGCACTGGGATGACCCGGGGAAGTTCAAGCCGGAGCGATTTGAGAGCATCATGGTTGACTTCAAGGGCACCGACTTCGAGTTTGTTCCATTTGGTGCTGGGCGGAGGATATGCCCGGGCATCACGTTTGCGCAGGCCAATATGGAGATTGTGCTCGCCGCACTATTGTACCACTTTGACTGGAAACTCCCTGGCAAGGCCATGCCCGGCGAGCTAGATATGGCGGAGGAGATGGGCATCTCGGTCCGAAGGAAGAACGATCTTTACCTGTGTCCGGTTGTCCGTGTTAACCCATGTGCTCTCGTGTAG